From a single Lactococcus carnosus genomic region:
- the folK gene encoding 2-amino-4-hydroxy-6-hydroxymethyldihydropteridine diphosphokinase: MPKVYLSIGTNIGDKLANLQTAVDKLAALYAISAVSKVYETQPVGEVVQDDFYNIAISLTIPDGVAPMTLLAQTQQIEKEMKRVKTIHWGPRTIDLDILRFGDVTYQTEILTIPHIEMANRRFVLQPLLEVAHMIRDSLVIKQTEQLLEETSDQNWVRPIAATIQY, encoded by the coding sequence ATGCCTAAGGTTTATTTAAGCATTGGGACGAACATTGGTGATAAACTGGCTAATTTACAAACAGCAGTTGATAAATTAGCTGCGCTTTATGCTATTTCGGCTGTGTCTAAAGTTTATGAAACGCAACCAGTTGGTGAAGTTGTGCAAGATGATTTCTATAATATCGCCATTAGCTTAACCATTCCTGATGGCGTAGCACCAATGACGTTACTAGCGCAAACTCAGCAAATAGAAAAAGAGATGAAGCGTGTTAAAACGATTCATTGGGGGCCTCGGACGATTGATTTAGATATTCTTAGGTTCGGCGATGTGACTTACCAAACAGAAATATTAACAATTCCGCATATAGAAATGGCAAATCGCCGTTTTGTTTTACAGCCGCTACTAGAAGTAGCACATATGATTCGTGATAGCCTAGTGATCAAGCAGACAGAACAATTGCTAGAGGAGACAAGCGATCAGAACTGGGTTAGACCGATAGCCGCTACGATTCAGTATTGA
- the folE gene encoding GTP cyclohydrolase I FolE, whose product MKKNYQENKQHIESGTKKLLQAIGDDPTRDGLLETPERVFKAYSEIFASTGETQFDNYKLFPTDQDADMVIVGDIPFYAMCEHHLLPFFGTVSVGYVPDGEIIGLSKIPRLVDWAARRPSVQENLTALICSEMQRIVHPKGIAVHVHSRHMCMEMRGINRPGTFTTTSLYKGDLKTDAFLRQEFMMKVSDK is encoded by the coding sequence ATGAAAAAAAACTATCAAGAAAATAAACAGCATATTGAAAGTGGCACGAAAAAATTATTACAGGCAATTGGTGATGATCCAACGCGTGATGGCTTGCTTGAAACACCAGAGCGGGTATTCAAAGCTTATTCAGAAATTTTCGCATCAACTGGTGAAACACAATTTGATAATTACAAGCTATTTCCAACAGACCAGGATGCAGATATGGTAATCGTAGGGGATATTCCTTTTTACGCCATGTGTGAGCACCATCTCCTCCCATTTTTTGGTACTGTAAGCGTCGGCTATGTGCCAGATGGCGAGATTATTGGTTTGAGTAAAATTCCTAGATTAGTCGATTGGGCGGCTCGTAGACCAAGTGTACAAGAGAATCTAACGGCTTTAATTTGCTCGGAAATGCAACGCATTGTTCATCCAAAAGGGATTGCAGTGCATGTTCACTCTCGTCATATGTGCATGGAAATGCGTGGTATTAATAGACCTGGTACCTTTACGACAACGAGTCTTTATAAAGGAGACTTAAAGACGGATGCTTTTTTGCGTCAAGAATTCATGATGAAAGTGAGCGATAAGTGA